Proteins encoded by one window of Glycine soja cultivar W05 chromosome 15, ASM419377v2, whole genome shotgun sequence:
- the LOC114387083 gene encoding uncharacterized protein LOC114387083: MRDMTMAAITDQWMQFYQQPLMDSHGHDHHALAPISTELGFSDATVTTTTSSPTPTMPSSESNSILSQLSPKGNVSKPIRRRSRASKKTPTTLLNANTTNFRALVQQFTGCHSTTMPTLGVQKGPITLNFQQGNSSGQKVHHNTSSRVVLPFSGRSHNNSNSNNNQVHQVPSPFPNGQKQEDEEQRQLPQQSGYSFDYVKNSGFLPSSGNSIRPTTTSMDHVSDGLLLDNDFNLADLTVNCFPNDTFYKSEL, from the coding sequence ATGAGGGATATGACCATGGCTGCCATTACTGATCAATGGATGCAGTTCTATCAACAACCTCTAATGGATAGCCATGGCcatgatcatcatgctttggcACCAATTTCCACAGAATTAGGCTTCTCTGATGCAACCGTGACTACGACAACTAGTTCTCCCACCCCCACCATGCCATCATCAGAGAGCAATAGCATCTTGAGCCAATTGAGTCCAAAGGGTAATGTGTCCAAACCAATAAGAAGAAGGTCTAGAGCCTCTAAGAAAACCCCAACCACACTCCTCAATGCCAACACCACCAATTTTAGAGCATTAGTACAACAATTCACAGGGTGTCATAGCACAACCATGCCAACACTAGGGGTCCAAAAGGGCCCTATTACCTTGAATTTCCAACAAGGAAATAGTAGTGGACAAAAGGTTCACCACAACACAAGTAGTAGGGTAGTGCTACCATTTAGTGGCAGAAGccacaacaacagcaacagcaacaacaaccagGTTCATCAAGTGCCTTCACCGTTTCCTAATGGGCAGAAgcaagaagatgaagaacaacGACAACTGCCTCAGCAGAGTGGTTACTCTTTTGATTATGTGAAGAACAGTGGTTTTCTTCCAAGTTCGGGTAACTCAATAAGGCCTACCACTACTAGCATGGATCATGTCTCTGATGGTTTGCTCTTGGATAATGATTTTAACTTGGCTGATCTAACTGTTAATTGCTTCCCCAATGATACCTTTTATAAGAGTGAATTATAG